A window from Gottschalkiaceae bacterium SANA encodes these proteins:
- a CDS encoding AraC family transcriptional regulator: protein MKKTDLPLPSIQQHIDALSLSTELPIRFVSSDHLTTHFSLQEQHLCTPLALYNNTESSCSQCFQTAQRVAKKMGEAYIFTCPSGFIHIAMSLLQDHDDFGTILIGPIQIKALEQHTLEEFIRLHHEPSHQLADSLLKIQRMRSFTSNEIHALATLTYITITRLFDQEIIYKKLREEKKSQARIGETLYDYKSSNLPIQFSNDNKSNVLEFVLQCDKENAKESMEKLINELLLLESGNLDLVKVRVLEFYSLIARTAVEKGLELDSVFDLNFKFISSLSNIFTVNELHAWAVETISFFIDELFVHASRQHTPLISKALSILENNFTSEISLASVAKELHVSEGHLSKLFHREMDVPFSTYINQLRIAKSKDLLQSTNMTISEIAFAVGYNHQNYFTRVFKRISNMSPSVFRAKK, encoded by the coding sequence ATGAAGAAAACAGATTTGCCACTACCATCGATTCAACAACATATTGACGCCTTGAGCCTCTCTACAGAGTTGCCAATCCGCTTTGTCTCCTCCGATCATTTAACCACGCACTTTTCTCTGCAAGAACAACATCTTTGCACACCCCTAGCCCTTTATAACAACACCGAAAGCAGTTGCAGCCAATGCTTTCAAACGGCTCAACGGGTAGCAAAAAAGATGGGAGAAGCTTATATTTTTACTTGTCCCTCCGGATTTATTCATATCGCCATGAGCCTTCTTCAAGATCACGATGACTTTGGAACCATCCTTATCGGTCCCATTCAAATCAAAGCTTTGGAACAACACACCCTTGAAGAATTTATTCGCTTGCATCATGAACCTTCCCATCAATTAGCCGATTCCTTATTAAAAATTCAGCGCATGCGTTCCTTCACATCAAATGAAATTCATGCCCTTGCAACCCTAACCTATATCACCATTACACGCCTATTTGATCAAGAAATTATCTATAAGAAACTGCGAGAAGAAAAAAAGAGCCAAGCACGCATCGGCGAAACCCTTTACGATTACAAGTCTTCAAATTTACCGATTCAATTTTCGAATGACAATAAAAGCAATGTGCTTGAGTTCGTATTGCAATGCGACAAAGAAAATGCAAAAGAATCTATGGAAAAACTGATCAACGAACTATTATTGCTCGAATCAGGTAATCTCGATTTGGTAAAAGTAAGGGTGCTTGAATTCTATTCCCTCATTGCGCGAACAGCGGTAGAAAAAGGACTTGAACTGGATTCCGTTTTTGATTTGAATTTCAAGTTCATTTCTTCTTTAAGCAACATCTTTACCGTAAATGAGCTTCACGCCTGGGCAGTTGAAACCATCTCTTTCTTTATCGATGAGTTATTTGTTCATGCCTCTAGGCAACATACACCACTCATTTCAAAAGCGCTATCCATTCTCGAAAACAACTTTACAAGTGAAATCTCTCTTGCTTCCGTTGCAAAGGAGCTTCATGTAAGCGAAGGACATCTTTCTAAACTCTTCCACCGGGAAATGGATGTGCCTTTTTCCACCTACATCAATCAACTCCGCATCGCAAAGAGCAAAGACTTGCTTCAAAGCACGAATATGACCATTAGCGAAATCGCTTTTGCCGTTGGTTATAATCATCAAAACTATTTCACCCGTGTTTTTAAACGCATCTCCAATATGTCACCTTCTGTTTTTCGGGCAAAAAAATAA
- a CDS encoding PTS sugar transporter subunit IIB: MKTGLVLCRTGMGSSMMLRIKLDQVIAENNFPLELSHDVMSGANSYNVDLIITMKDLVSEFKDSGVYVIGILDIMDKQYMKAELMKFFESTT, from the coding sequence ATGAAAACAGGGTTAGTACTTTGCAGGACTGGTATGGGGAGTAGTATGATGCTTAGAATCAAACTCGATCAAGTAATTGCAGAGAATAATTTTCCGCTTGAATTATCGCATGATGTTATGAGTGGGGCAAATTCTTACAATGTTGATTTAATCATTACGATGAAAGACCTTGTTTCAGAATTTAAAGACTCGGGAGTTTATGTTATTGGTATTTTGGATATCATGGATAAACAGTACATGAAGGCGGAATTAATGAAGTTTTTTGAATCAACAACTTAA
- a CDS encoding transketolase, whose product MLLNIAELSVKSQEYRKQIIKMIYDGGAGHPGGALSCIDFLNVVYQDEVDFSKKHRSRVVLSKGHAVPAQYAILHDFGFIAESEMKGFRNIDSRLEGHPHALSIPQTDATTGLLGQGLSIGVGMAMGKKINKDESRVFVILGDGEMQEGQIWEAIMEAGHYGLSNLVVFVDKNGLSSHCKACEQMNIDPLDEKFKAFNWNATEIDGHDFHAIRSAINCAKNEEYKPTVIIAKTVKGKGVSFMENNPQWHSGVISDEEYEIAMQDLATMGVE is encoded by the coding sequence ATGCTTTTGAATATCGCGGAATTATCCGTAAAATCACAAGAATATAGAAAACAGATTATTAAAATGATCTATGATGGTGGAGCGGGTCACCCGGGTGGTGCTTTATCCTGTATTGATTTTCTGAATGTTGTTTATCAGGATGAAGTTGATTTTAGCAAAAAACATCGATCACGGGTTGTGTTGTCGAAAGGACATGCAGTACCAGCTCAGTATGCGATATTGCATGATTTTGGATTTATAGCTGAATCTGAAATGAAAGGATTTCGAAATATCGATTCGCGGCTAGAGGGTCATCCACACGCATTATCGATTCCACAAACCGATGCAACAACGGGACTTTTAGGTCAAGGGCTATCGATTGGTGTTGGTATGGCGATGGGAAAGAAGATTAATAAAGATGAGAGCCGAGTATTTGTCATTTTAGGTGATGGCGAAATGCAAGAGGGACAGATTTGGGAAGCAATTATGGAAGCAGGTCATTATGGTCTATCCAATTTGGTTGTGTTTGTTGATAAGAATGGTCTTTCATCGCATTGTAAAGCCTGTGAACAAATGAATATTGATCCTCTTGATGAAAAATTCAAAGCATTTAATTGGAATGCAACAGAAATTGATGGCCATGACTTTCATGCAATTCGATCCGCAATTAATTGTGCGAAAAATGAAGAGTATAAACCAACAGTCATCATAGCGAAAACCGTAAAAGGAAAAGGGGTTTCTTTTATGGAAAACAACCCTCAATGGCATAGTGGTGTTATTTCGGATGAGGAATATGAAATTGCAATGCAGGACTTAGCAACGATGGGGGTAGAATGA
- a CDS encoding NUDIX domain-containing protein has translation MEERFMKPAAAGIIEKIEDGKRYVLLQDREKVGAEAEAGLCEIPAGKIREFENIYDCLRREIWEETGLTVTEIEGEENAFWFESHGYRVLQYTPFASTQNISEVYPIMVQTFICRAIGKLAEETNETKNLRWVEIEVLQNVLEENLDNFYPMHVMTLKKYIFYNKPG, from the coding sequence ATGGAAGAACGCTTTATGAAGCCGGCAGCGGCAGGAATTATTGAGAAAATTGAAGATGGGAAGCGGTATGTTTTGCTTCAGGATCGAGAAAAGGTTGGTGCGGAAGCAGAGGCTGGTTTATGTGAGATTCCAGCAGGAAAAATTCGTGAATTTGAAAATATTTATGATTGTTTGCGTCGAGAAATTTGGGAGGAGACAGGATTGACGGTGACTGAGATTGAAGGGGAAGAGAATGCTTTTTGGTTTGAATCCCATGGATATCGAGTTCTTCAGTATACGCCCTTTGCAAGTACGCAAAATATTAGTGAGGTTTATCCGATTATGGTGCAGACATTTATTTGCAGAGCGATAGGCAAGCTTGCAGAGGAGACCAATGAAACGAAAAACTTGCGGTGGGTGGAGATCGAAGTGCTTCAAAATGTGCTTGAAGAAAATTTGGATAATTTTTATCCTATGCATGTGATGACACTAAAAAAATATATTTTTTATAATAAACCGGGTTGA
- a CDS encoding PTS ascorbate transporter subunit IIC has protein sequence MEILSNLLKFIVFDVLGQASLLVGTMALIGLLLQKKSSVAVITGTFKTVVGFLIFGAGAGVAVGALANFQTLFSEGFNVQGVLPLAEAVTAMAQTQFPAVIALVMVLGFVMNLIIARLTRFKYIFLTGQHNLFLAAMLTVIFKALGLSDGVTVVLGAIFLGLSASMYPSIAQPFMRKITGHDEIAMGHYCTIAYAISGWIGSKVGDPKKSTESIVLPGWLAIFKDYIMSVAISIGIFYYISAFAAGRTKVEAIAGGTHWLLYPLIQALTFTAALYVIITGVRMLLGEIVPAFVGISEKFIPNAKPALDCPVVFPYAPTATVVGFISAYVAGLLCMVIFAAIGWPVIIPVAIPYFFIGATAGVFGNATGGWKGAVVGSFVTGILIAVGPALMYPVMESIGLTGTGFPETDFNFLGLILFNIGKLFGLA, from the coding sequence ATGGAAATTCTATCTAATTTACTTAAATTTATTGTATTTGATGTTTTGGGTCAAGCTTCGTTATTAGTAGGAACAATGGCTTTAATTGGGTTATTGTTGCAGAAGAAATCATCTGTCGCGGTGATTACGGGAACGTTTAAAACAGTTGTTGGATTTTTGATCTTTGGGGCTGGTGCTGGGGTTGCAGTTGGTGCTCTAGCGAATTTTCAAACATTATTTTCAGAAGGATTTAATGTGCAAGGTGTTTTGCCTTTAGCGGAAGCTGTAACGGCGATGGCACAGACACAGTTTCCAGCAGTAATTGCACTTGTAATGGTATTGGGATTTGTGATGAACCTTATCATCGCCCGATTAACGAGATTTAAGTATATTTTTCTAACTGGACAGCACAATCTATTTTTAGCTGCTATGCTAACCGTGATTTTTAAAGCTTTGGGACTCAGTGATGGAGTAACAGTTGTATTGGGTGCGATTTTCTTAGGATTATCAGCGTCAATGTATCCTTCGATTGCTCAACCATTTATGAGAAAAATTACGGGCCATGATGAAATAGCGATGGGACATTATTGTACAATCGCATATGCAATATCTGGTTGGATTGGATCGAAAGTTGGAGATCCAAAGAAAAGCACGGAATCCATTGTTTTACCTGGATGGCTTGCGATTTTCAAGGATTACATTATGTCGGTCGCGATTTCCATTGGTATTTTTTACTATATTTCAGCATTTGCAGCTGGAAGAACAAAGGTAGAAGCGATTGCTGGTGGAACACATTGGCTGTTGTATCCATTGATTCAGGCGCTTACCTTTACAGCGGCACTTTATGTAATTATTACTGGGGTACGGATGTTGTTAGGTGAGATTGTGCCTGCCTTTGTTGGTATTTCGGAAAAATTTATTCCAAATGCTAAACCAGCTTTAGACTGCCCTGTAGTATTTCCATATGCACCAACTGCTACTGTAGTAGGATTCATTTCAGCATATGTTGCTGGTTTGCTTTGTATGGTAATTTTCGCAGCAATTGGATGGCCTGTAATTATACCAGTTGCAATACCATATTTCTTTATCGGTGCGACTGCGGGTGTATTTGGTAATGCAACAGGTGGCTGGAAAGGTGCAGTTGTTGGTAGCTTTGTTACAGGAATTCTAATTGCAGTGGGACCTGCATTAATGTATCCAGTGATGGAATCAATTGGTTTGACAGGAACTGGATTTCCAGAAACAGACTTTAACTTTTTAGGCTTAATCCTGTTTAACATTGGGAAGCTATTTGGCTTAGCGTAG
- a CDS encoding BglG family transcription antiterminator, with protein MNYRQAILLKGLIYNQKLNLETWMDTFGVSERTIRNDLEYIEKILWDSELKISIEYHGRNVDLEASNEELNRFLRYIDEENDIKYQFSPEERKKYILIELLFSKDFVTLDDLADRAKVSRGTIIADIKEIKKWLKVDQIRLEGSAHKGMKIEGPEETKRELIVSLIKDFQHQQIGMVQFAKDDSILGKVFREIDLRLIKKIICEAEDFFGHTLTDIAFDSLLIHIGVSILRLESGHEIVFDQELYAEIKDEKVFLMARYIAQLIESELDITLPEEELGYITLHLIGKNDMQGETKLYEKWLNIQIVSSELIKNVGNELKIDFKDDDRLYEGLIKHINTAIYRIKNHMILRNPLLKEILENYFEIYQAVVTHISPIEKFVDTTITDDEIAYLVMHFGASVERKRQVLLIPKVLIVCSTGMGTAQVVLQRLNQHFHLHIVGVIGFHELTKYESGSELDLIITTVPIKSKFPSIRVSPFLTDENVTDLKRYFNHNRMNCNLEKGEQQSLEISDALEKLYCLADECINKELKNRMKFELNKVDRYFVKRHKKEAQPLLSEVLTESKVKLKVECDNWREAVQSAGELLYEADCVTKEYIDEMIQSVIDLGPYVVITKHVAIPHARPEKGAKRIGISLVSLKNPVNFGNKENDPVKYVFGLSAVDAKTHMKALSELVELLEVDEFYRAIDLAHSPSEVFKYIVKFEERKEGIR; from the coding sequence ATGAATTATCGTCAAGCAATTTTATTAAAAGGATTGATTTACAATCAAAAATTAAATTTAGAAACTTGGATGGATACATTTGGTGTGTCCGAAAGAACGATACGAAATGATTTGGAGTATATAGAGAAAATATTATGGGATAGTGAGTTAAAGATATCCATTGAATATCATGGAAGAAATGTTGATCTTGAAGCATCGAACGAAGAACTGAATCGTTTTTTACGATACATAGATGAAGAAAACGATATCAAATATCAATTTTCTCCTGAAGAAAGAAAGAAGTATATCTTAATTGAATTGTTGTTTTCAAAAGATTTTGTTACACTTGATGATTTGGCAGATCGGGCAAAAGTGAGTCGAGGTACGATTATTGCCGATATCAAAGAAATAAAAAAATGGTTAAAAGTTGATCAGATTCGTCTCGAAGGATCGGCACACAAGGGAATGAAAATTGAGGGACCAGAAGAGACAAAACGTGAATTAATTGTTTCGTTGATTAAAGACTTTCAACATCAACAGATTGGGATGGTACAATTTGCTAAAGATGATAGTATTTTGGGAAAAGTTTTCCGAGAAATTGATCTGCGTTTAATCAAGAAGATCATATGTGAGGCGGAAGATTTCTTCGGCCATACGTTAACCGATATCGCATTTGATAGCTTATTAATTCATATTGGCGTTTCGATATTGAGGCTAGAAAGTGGTCACGAAATCGTATTCGATCAAGAATTGTATGCTGAAATCAAGGATGAAAAAGTATTCCTGATGGCAAGATATATTGCTCAGTTGATTGAAAGTGAATTAGATATAACCTTGCCAGAAGAAGAATTGGGATATATTACATTACACCTTATTGGAAAGAATGATATGCAAGGTGAAACGAAACTATACGAAAAATGGTTAAATATTCAAATCGTATCATCAGAGCTGATAAAAAATGTAGGTAATGAATTGAAGATTGACTTCAAGGATGATGATCGCTTATATGAAGGTTTAATCAAACATATTAATACTGCGATTTATCGAATTAAGAATCATATGATCTTAAGAAATCCCCTGCTAAAAGAAATATTAGAAAATTATTTTGAAATATATCAAGCGGTTGTTACTCATATTTCTCCAATTGAGAAATTTGTAGATACAACAATAACGGACGATGAAATTGCGTATTTGGTCATGCATTTTGGTGCCTCGGTCGAGAGGAAAAGGCAAGTTTTATTGATTCCAAAGGTCTTAATTGTTTGTAGTACAGGGATGGGGACTGCCCAGGTAGTTTTGCAGCGATTGAATCAGCATTTTCACTTGCATATTGTAGGTGTAATTGGATTTCATGAATTGACTAAATATGAATCAGGATCGGAACTTGATTTAATTATTACGACGGTGCCAATAAAGAGCAAATTTCCATCTATTCGGGTGAGCCCTTTTTTGACCGATGAGAATGTAACGGATCTGAAGAGATACTTTAATCATAATCGGATGAACTGTAATCTTGAGAAAGGAGAGCAGCAAAGCCTAGAAATATCGGATGCACTAGAGAAACTATATTGCTTGGCCGATGAATGCATAAATAAAGAATTAAAAAATAGAATGAAATTTGAATTAAATAAAGTTGATCGATATTTTGTAAAACGTCATAAAAAGGAGGCACAGCCGTTGTTGAGTGAAGTTCTAACTGAAAGCAAAGTGAAATTGAAGGTTGAATGTGATAATTGGAGAGAGGCCGTGCAATCTGCAGGTGAGTTATTATATGAAGCAGATTGTGTCACGAAAGAATATATTGATGAAATGATACAATCGGTTATCGATTTGGGTCCTTATGTAGTGATTACTAAGCATGTTGCGATTCCGCATGCTCGACCTGAAAAGGGAGCGAAACGAATTGGGATTAGCTTGGTTTCGCTAAAGAATCCTGTGAATTTCGGCAATAAAGAAAATGACCCTGTGAAATATGTTTTTGGATTAAGTGCAGTTGATGCTAAGACACATATGAAGGCATTATCGGAATTAGTTGAGCTACTAGAAGTAGATGAATTTTATCGGGCGATAGATCTTGCTCATAGCCCTAGTGAGGTCTTTAAATATATTGTCAAATTTGAAGAGAGAAAGGAGGGGATAAGATGA
- a CDS encoding M48 family metallopeptidase, producing MKMEKAITIQVEYRKRRSFELKWINPHELRVRVPLGTSRKTIDQLIQDKDDWINRSRKQMLIRESEQGKNYLEAEVIQYLGKARPFRWEKAQHPFQLHMGFEAVVLTGDGTPEEAQVLIEQTYRELAKEIFQARVSFFAERLGVSVNQIRVKSQKTRWGSCSSKGNLNFNWHAIVMPIEVVDYLVVHECCHLLQMNHSKEFWNLVESICPNYKEERKWLKNHHTQILP from the coding sequence GTGAAAATGGAAAAAGCAATCACGATTCAGGTGGAGTATCGAAAAAGAAGAAGCTTTGAATTAAAATGGATTAATCCCCATGAATTGCGGGTTCGGGTACCTTTAGGTACTTCACGGAAAACCATTGACCAATTGATTCAAGATAAAGACGATTGGATTAATCGGTCAAGAAAGCAAATGCTGATTAGGGAATCAGAACAGGGGAAAAACTATTTGGAAGCGGAGGTCATTCAGTATTTGGGCAAAGCCAGACCCTTTCGGTGGGAGAAGGCTCAGCATCCCTTTCAATTGCATATGGGGTTTGAGGCTGTTGTATTGACTGGTGATGGAACGCCAGAAGAGGCACAAGTCTTGATTGAACAGACGTATCGAGAACTGGCGAAAGAAATTTTCCAAGCGAGGGTCTCTTTTTTTGCTGAACGTTTGGGTGTGAGTGTGAATCAAATTCGTGTGAAATCTCAAAAAACCCGCTGGGGAAGCTGCAGCAGCAAAGGGAATCTGAACTTCAATTGGCATGCCATTGTGATGCCAATTGAAGTGGTTGACTATTTGGTGGTGCATGAGTGTTGTCATCTGCTTCAGATGAATCATTCCAAAGAATTTTGGAATTTGGTGGAGTCGATTTGCCCCAATTACAAGGAAGAACGAAAATGGCTGAAGAATCATCATACACAGATCTTGCCATAA
- a CDS encoding transketolase family protein, translating into MEQKYISLRDYVGKALNAAKVEFPNITVIDSDLDTSTRAHEFAVEHPESFVELGIAESSAVSLAMGMAGEGMIPFYVNFAIFVTGTSWTQLRQACYENANVKILGTHPGMDDGPDGASHHANEDLAITRVIPNMTVLVPSNEKEVMQAVKLACEIDGPVYIRVARDLVPERESKTVFVSGEAEIVESDGYDVALVYEGTAAKQAHEVFEELSNAGKKVTLVNIRSLKPIDKILIKEMAKKTERFATIENHTVIGGLGGAIAEELSSFSNSVKLMRFGVQDEFTESGKTADVKKKYGLDSDKIVVSILDELQ; encoded by the coding sequence ATGGAACAAAAGTATATTTCTCTTAGGGATTATGTTGGGAAAGCATTGAATGCTGCTAAGGTAGAGTTTCCAAATATTACAGTTATTGATAGTGATCTCGATACATCAACTCGTGCTCATGAGTTTGCTGTAGAACATCCTGAGTCATTTGTAGAGTTAGGGATTGCGGAAAGTAGTGCTGTGAGCCTTGCCATGGGTATGGCAGGTGAGGGAATGATTCCGTTTTATGTTAATTTTGCAATTTTTGTGACTGGAACCTCGTGGACGCAATTGAGGCAAGCGTGTTATGAAAATGCAAATGTGAAGATACTAGGAACGCATCCGGGAATGGATGATGGACCTGACGGCGCATCACATCATGCAAATGAAGATCTTGCTATTACGCGTGTTATACCAAATATGACGGTGCTAGTTCCTAGCAATGAAAAAGAAGTCATGCAAGCAGTGAAACTTGCTTGTGAGATTGATGGTCCTGTATATATTCGCGTAGCCCGAGATCTTGTTCCAGAAAGAGAGAGTAAGACGGTTTTCGTTTCAGGAGAAGCGGAAATAGTTGAATCTGATGGATATGATGTTGCACTAGTATATGAAGGAACGGCTGCGAAACAAGCACATGAGGTCTTTGAGGAGTTATCAAATGCTGGGAAAAAAGTGACTCTCGTTAATATTCGTTCACTTAAGCCGATTGATAAGATTTTGATAAAAGAAATGGCAAAGAAAACGGAGCGATTTGCGACCATTGAAAACCATACTGTTATTGGTGGACTCGGAGGAGCAATTGCAGAGGAATTGAGTAGCTTTTCAAATTCGGTAAAACTGATGCGATTTGGTGTGCAGGATGAATTTACAGAATCAGGAAAAACAGCAGACGTTAAGAAAAAATATGGCTTGGATTCAGATAAAATTGTAGTAAGTATTTTGGACGAATTGCAGTAA